The Pelistega ratti genome window below encodes:
- a CDS encoding CsgG/HfaB family protein: MKKLSKFALGGLVVVLAGCATESFKSVETQQVASAATASQYHGVRSPIAVGKFDNRSGYQQGIFSNGNNQVGNQAKTILVTHLQQTGRFNVLDRTNMDEIKTEAGIRGKGQKLKGANYVITGDVTEFGRKEVGDRQLFGLLGRGKTQVAYAKVSLNVVDVTSSEVVYSSQGAGEYQLSNREVVGFGGTSGYDATLSGKVLDLAIREAVDKLVNGIESGAWNPVR, encoded by the coding sequence ATGAAAAAATTATCAAAATTCGCTTTAGGTGGTCTTGTTGTTGTATTAGCAGGTTGTGCAACAGAAAGCTTTAAATCTGTTGAAACACAGCAAGTAGCAAGTGCTGCAACAGCGAGTCAATATCATGGTGTTCGTAGCCCCATTGCCGTGGGTAAATTTGATAATCGCTCAGGTTATCAACAAGGTATTTTCTCAAATGGTAATAATCAAGTTGGCAACCAAGCTAAAACTATTTTAGTCACTCACTTACAACAAACAGGTCGTTTTAATGTACTTGATCGTACCAATATGGATGAAATCAAAACAGAAGCGGGTATCCGTGGTAAGGGGCAAAAACTCAAAGGTGCTAACTATGTGATTACGGGTGATGTGACTGAATTTGGTCGTAAAGAAGTAGGTGATCGTCAGTTATTTGGTCTTTTAGGTCGTGGTAAAACACAGGTGGCTTATGCTAAAGTGAGTCTCAATGTGGTGGACGTTACATCTTCTGAAGTTGTGTACTCTTCACAAGGTGCAGGTGAATATCAATTATCTAACCGTGAAGTAGTGGGTTTTGGTGGTACATCAGGTTATGATGCAACATTAAGTGGTAAGGTACTTGATTTGGCGATTCGTGAAGCTGTTGATAAATTAGTTAATGGTATCGAAAGTGGTGCGTGGAATCCTGTACGCTAA
- a CDS encoding sugar transporter, with translation MSQHQSPTTTHENGSWFVIAIFAFAAFIFNTTEFVPIGLLPNIAQSLEIPESQTGLLMTIYAWSVTLLSIPLTLATARIERRKLLAILFAVFLLAHIVSAFAWDYYSLMASRLLIACTHAIFWAITIPLATRLAPQGNRIKALAFMVTGSSLATVLGVPLGTAIGQHIGWRTTFGLIAVIAGIIMILLIKELPQLPSKNAGSLKSLPSLMKRPTLVYAFLLTALTITGYFTVYTYITPYLREVGGFDETFVIWVLFTIGGAGIIGGYLFTRLNRLLPLNTYSISAIILIFCLIFLKFSYQHKVIVLALALFWGIAITLIAMSLQTKVLEAASDAADISVAIFSATFNIGIGSGALIGSMVLDHLGVKHITHIGSAFIWVALLIFLVLARRVWIVKEEPTSQPKR, from the coding sequence ATGTCTCAACATCAATCCCCCACAACCACCCATGAAAATGGCTCTTGGTTTGTGATTGCTATCTTTGCCTTTGCTGCCTTTATTTTTAATACCACTGAATTTGTCCCCATTGGTTTGTTACCCAATATCGCCCAATCACTTGAGATTCCTGAGTCACAAACTGGTTTATTAATGACAATTTATGCTTGGTCTGTTACCCTGCTATCCATCCCTTTAACACTAGCGACAGCCCGTATCGAACGCAGAAAATTACTCGCTATTCTCTTTGCTGTTTTCTTACTTGCCCATATCGTATCAGCATTCGCATGGGATTACTATAGTTTAATGGCAAGTCGCTTATTAATTGCTTGCACACATGCTATTTTCTGGGCAATTACCATTCCTCTTGCTACACGCCTAGCACCACAAGGTAATCGCATCAAAGCACTCGCTTTTATGGTAACAGGCTCTTCTCTAGCCACTGTACTTGGTGTTCCCCTTGGTACTGCCATTGGTCAGCATATTGGTTGGCGTACTACCTTTGGACTTATTGCGGTTATTGCTGGGATTATTATGATATTACTCATCAAAGAATTACCTCAATTACCCAGTAAAAACGCAGGTTCTTTAAAATCATTACCCTCATTGATGAAAAGACCTACCTTAGTCTATGCTTTCCTACTCACTGCACTAACGATTACAGGCTACTTTACTGTCTATACCTATATCACTCCTTATTTACGAGAGGTAGGTGGTTTTGATGAAACATTTGTTATTTGGGTACTCTTTACCATTGGTGGTGCAGGGATTATTGGCGGATATTTATTTACGCGACTGAATCGTCTCTTACCCCTCAATACCTATTCTATTAGTGCCATTATTTTAATATTTTGCTTAATCTTTTTAAAATTCAGCTATCAGCATAAAGTGATTGTATTAGCACTTGCCCTTTTCTGGGGGATTGCCATTACCTTAATTGCTATGAGTTTACAAACAAAAGTCCTTGAAGCTGCCAGTGATGCTGCTGATATTTCTGTTGCTATTTTCTCTGCTACTTTTAATATTGGTATTGGTAGTGGTGCGCTCATAGGAAGTATGGTACTGGATCATTTGGGTGTTAAGCATATTACCCATATTGGTTCAGCTTTTATCTGGGTGGCATTATTGATTTTCTTAGTTTTAGCACGGAGAGTATGGATAGTGAAGGAAGAGCCTACCTCACAGCCTAAAAGATAA
- a CDS encoding c-type cytochrome — translation MSTNTNKSGPTLIKLALALLVPIIVIVALVKSFSSPEADPALLTQEAIENRIAPVAQYNIGAPRIVAKQDEATGPLTGEQVYKKLCMSCHDAGLAGAPKKGDDATWAPRIAQGEETVYKHAILGLNGMPAKGGDASLSDLEVKRAVVYMVNASGGQFAEPAEE, via the coding sequence ATGAGCACAAATACGAATAAATCAGGCCCAACACTTATTAAACTTGCTTTGGCATTACTAGTACCAATTATTGTGATTGTTGCCTTGGTCAAATCTTTTAGCTCACCAGAGGCAGATCCTGCTTTATTAACACAAGAAGCCATTGAGAATCGTATTGCTCCTGTTGCTCAATACAATATTGGTGCTCCTCGTATTGTGGCTAAGCAAGATGAGGCAACTGGTCCTCTTACGGGTGAACAAGTTTATAAAAAACTTTGTATGTCCTGTCATGATGCAGGTTTAGCGGGTGCGCCTAAAAAGGGAGATGATGCAACATGGGCTCCTCGTATTGCACAGGGCGAAGAAACCGTTTATAAACATGCTATTTTGGGTTTAAATGGTATGCCAGCTAAAGGTGGTGATGCTTCATTGAGTGATTTAGAAGTGAAACGTGCCGTGGTGTATATGGTTAATGCTTCTGGTGGTCAATTTGCTGAACCAGCAGAAGAATAA
- a CDS encoding fumarylacetoacetate hydrolase family protein, giving the protein MTQLLFSAPPVTTLPILDETAQFPVYRVFCIGRNYAAHAAEMGASVDKSKQDPFYFLKSAHHVIGHQQTIPFPPETNNFHHEIELVVALDKPLFQATEKQVLEAIYGYAVGFDLTRRDLQAKDKEKSWPWDDAKDFENAAVIGVISPKEKVKQSMDKAQITLSINGQIRQSGNTANMIWSVAELLAYISRFYHLQAGDLIMTGTPEGVGAIQAGDTLLGEIEGLSPLALTIAAV; this is encoded by the coding sequence ATGACGCAACTTTTATTTTCTGCTCCCCCAGTAACGACACTTCCTATTTTAGATGAAACAGCACAATTTCCTGTTTATCGTGTTTTTTGTATTGGACGTAATTATGCGGCACATGCAGCAGAGATGGGTGCTAGTGTAGATAAATCAAAACAAGACCCCTTTTATTTTCTTAAATCGGCTCATCATGTAATTGGTCATCAGCAAACAATTCCTTTTCCACCAGAAACTAATAATTTTCATCATGAAATAGAGCTAGTGGTGGCATTAGATAAACCGCTTTTCCAAGCAACTGAGAAACAGGTACTAGAGGCTATTTATGGTTATGCGGTTGGTTTTGATTTAACTCGCCGTGATTTACAAGCCAAAGATAAAGAAAAATCATGGCCTTGGGATGATGCGAAAGATTTTGAAAATGCTGCTGTCATAGGAGTTATTTCACCTAAAGAAAAAGTTAAGCAATCAATGGATAAAGCACAGATTACGCTTTCTATTAATGGACAAATCCGCCAGTCTGGTAATACGGCTAATATGATTTGGTCGGTTGCAGAATTACTAGCGTATATTTCTCGTTTTTATCATCTACAGGCGGGTGATTTAATCATGACGGGGACACCAGAGGGTGTTGGTGCTATTCAAGCAGGTGATACTTTACTGGGTGAAATTGAGGGACTTTCTCCTTTAGCATTAACGATAGCGGCTGTTTGA
- a CDS encoding UbiX family flavin prenyltransferase: protein MTKRLVIGITGATGAIYAIRMLEKLKAVPDVESHLIVSPPGLLNIKYELGMTREQVNALADVVHSFRDIGATLASGAFNTVGMIVLPCSMRTLAACAHGFSDNLITRVADVHLKERRRLVLAIRETPFNLAHLRNMTAVTEMGGIIFPPLPAFYHHPKTLDDMIDHTVARMLALFDIHIESPQWEGVN from the coding sequence ATGACTAAAAGATTAGTCATTGGTATTACGGGGGCAACGGGTGCTATTTATGCTATTCGTATGCTAGAAAAACTAAAGGCAGTACCTGATGTGGAATCACATCTCATTGTTTCTCCTCCCGGTTTACTCAATATTAAATATGAATTAGGGATGACGCGAGAGCAAGTTAATGCCTTAGCAGATGTTGTTCATAGTTTTCGAGATATTGGTGCAACATTAGCAAGTGGGGCTTTTAATACTGTTGGTATGATTGTACTCCCCTGTTCAATGAGAACATTAGCCGCCTGTGCACATGGGTTTTCAGATAATTTGATTACACGGGTAGCTGATGTTCATCTGAAAGAACGTCGCCGTTTAGTTTTAGCGATACGAGAAACTCCCTTTAATTTGGCGCATTTACGTAATATGACAGCAGTAACAGAGATGGGTGGCATTATTTTCCCCCCTCTGCCTGCTTTTTATCATCACCCTAAAACATTAGACGATATGATTGATCATACGGTAGCGAGAATGTTGGCTTTGTTTGATATTCATATTGAATCTCCACAATGGGAAGGGGTAAATTAG
- the yegQ gene encoding tRNA 5-hydroxyuridine modification protein YegQ, giving the protein MKSPELLLPAGGLDRMRAAFDFGADAVYAGQPRYSLRARNNEFVRFEKMKQAIDEAHARGKKFFVASNVIPHNSKLKTYLDDLVPIMEMKPDALIMADPGLIMKTKERWPEAVIHLSVQANTTNYWGVQFWQKAGVERIILSRELSLDEIEEIRQECPDIELEVFVHGALCIAYSGRCLLSGYFNQRDPNQGTCTNSCRWDYKVHETKESDAGDAQLLQGFDFNQLQEEANANFAACGGAPRHPLADKVYLLEESNRPGQFMPIMEDEHGTYIMNSKDLRAIEQVERLIKIGVDSLKVEGRTKSIYYVARVAQAYRRAIDDAVAGRPFNPELLADLEGLANRGYTPGFLERHQTQEYQNYLHNYSISKKTQYAGIVLSVDEEGWATIEVKNRFAVGDTLEVVHPDGNQLMLVEAIELDGNPIDVAPGNGIQVRVPNMHGKEKAVIARILDEKSKDKVEQIIRGETRKNKKG; this is encoded by the coding sequence ATGAAATCTCCTGAACTACTCTTGCCGGCTGGCGGTTTAGACCGTATGCGTGCGGCTTTTGACTTTGGGGCGGATGCTGTTTATGCTGGTCAGCCTCGTTATTCTTTGCGTGCTCGTAACAATGAGTTTGTGCGTTTTGAAAAAATGAAACAAGCGATTGACGAAGCACATGCTCGTGGTAAAAAGTTTTTTGTGGCGAGTAATGTGATTCCTCATAACTCTAAGCTAAAAACTTATTTGGATGATCTTGTTCCTATTATGGAAATGAAGCCAGATGCGCTGATTATGGCAGATCCGGGCTTGATTATGAAAACCAAAGAGCGTTGGCCTGAAGCGGTTATTCATCTTTCGGTTCAAGCGAATACAACAAATTATTGGGGTGTACAATTCTGGCAAAAAGCTGGGGTAGAGCGTATTATTCTGTCTCGTGAATTATCATTGGATGAGATTGAAGAAATTCGTCAAGAATGTCCTGATATTGAATTAGAAGTTTTTGTGCATGGGGCATTATGTATTGCCTATTCTGGTCGTTGTTTATTGTCAGGCTATTTTAACCAGCGTGACCCTAACCAAGGAACCTGTACGAATTCTTGTCGTTGGGACTATAAAGTGCATGAAACGAAAGAAAGTGATGCTGGTGATGCACAGCTGTTGCAAGGATTTGATTTTAACCAATTGCAAGAAGAAGCAAATGCTAATTTTGCAGCTTGTGGGGGTGCTCCTCGTCATCCACTCGCAGATAAGGTTTATCTATTAGAAGAGAGTAATCGTCCAGGGCAATTTATGCCTATTATGGAAGATGAGCATGGTACATATATCATGAACTCTAAAGATTTACGGGCAATTGAGCAGGTAGAACGTTTAATTAAAATTGGGGTGGACTCGCTAAAAGTAGAGGGACGTACTAAATCTATTTATTATGTGGCGCGTGTAGCTCAGGCTTATCGCCGAGCGATTGATGATGCGGTTGCTGGTCGTCCATTTAATCCTGAATTATTAGCGGATTTAGAGGGCTTGGCTAATCGTGGTTATACACCAGGGTTCTTAGAGCGCCATCAAACACAAGAATATCAAAATTATCTCCATAACTACTCTATTTCTAAGAAAACACAATATGCCGGTATTGTGCTATCTGTAGATGAAGAGGGCTGGGCAACGATTGAAGTAAAAAATCGTTTTGCGGTAGGTGATACGCTTGAGGTAGTGCACCCTGATGGTAATCAATTGATGTTAGTAGAAGCCATTGAATTAGATGGTAATCCGATTGATGTTGCTCCCGGTAATGGTATCCAAGTGAGAGTACCTAATATGCATGGTAAGGAAAAAGCGGTGATTGCTCGAATTTTAGATGAAAAGTCTAAAGATAAAGTAGAGCAAATTATCCGTGGCGAAACCCGTAAAAATAAAAAGGGATAG
- the prmC gene encoding peptide chain release factor N(5)-glutamine methyltransferase — protein sequence MTTIQPQTLRTFFAQSGLPLLEAKMLVEKVLGVTRAWMVAHDTDRIADKDWALLQILVQRRLQGEPMAYIVGKREFMGLNFSVNPSVLIPRPDTEILVETALAFLEKYPTASVLDMGTGSGAIALSIAYHCPTASVVASDVSEAALSVAKQNALQLNQSVQFIQSDWFSQIPKQSFHLIVSNPPYIHPDDIHLSQGDLRFEPLSALTDFSDGLSCYRTIIQQAPLYLKENGALYVEHGWDQAESIRKILYEAGFSNISSIKDLSGIERVSGGVFLV from the coding sequence ATGACGACTATTCAACCTCAAACATTACGTACTTTTTTTGCTCAATCAGGTTTACCTCTTTTAGAAGCAAAGATGTTAGTTGAAAAAGTGCTAGGGGTAACAAGGGCATGGATGGTTGCTCATGATACCGATAGAATAGCAGATAAGGATTGGGCTTTATTACAAATACTTGTACAACGCCGTTTACAAGGTGAGCCAATGGCGTATATTGTGGGTAAACGAGAGTTTATGGGATTGAATTTTTCCGTTAATCCTTCGGTACTGATTCCTCGTCCTGATACAGAAATTCTGGTTGAAACCGCATTAGCATTTTTGGAAAAATATCCTACGGCAAGTGTGTTGGATATGGGGACGGGTAGTGGAGCAATTGCGCTTTCAATTGCCTATCATTGTCCCACAGCCTCGGTTGTCGCAAGTGATGTAAGTGAGGCAGCCTTATCTGTGGCAAAACAAAATGCGTTACAGTTAAATCAGTCAGTTCAGTTTATACAAAGTGATTGGTTTTCGCAGATTCCTAAGCAATCATTTCATCTGATTGTTTCTAATCCACCTTATATTCATCCAGATGATATCCATTTATCTCAAGGGGATTTACGATTTGAGCCCTTATCTGCTTTAACTGATTTTTCAGATGGTCTATCATGCTACCGTACTATTATTCAACAAGCCCCTTTATATTTAAAAGAAAATGGTGCTTTATATGTTGAACATGGCTGGGATCAGGCAGAAAGTATAAGAAAAATTTTATATGAAGCTGGATTTTCAAATATTTCAAGTATAAAAGATTTATCAGGTATTGAACGAGTGAGTGGTGGTGTATTCCTTGTATAG
- a CDS encoding DUF4810 domain-containing protein encodes MKKLWLLPLILSLAACASGPENLYSWGTYPSDMYKGMQSELSPDEQIGRLEKYIEQTTSGGKNVAPGAYAQLGLLYSEIGKQELARSAFLKEQELFPESAQFMSFLLKDKAKMDTPTEDKPVAKKVSAKTKKKGGAKK; translated from the coding sequence ATGAAAAAATTATGGTTACTCCCCCTTATTTTATCTTTAGCCGCTTGCGCAAGTGGCCCTGAAAACTTGTATTCTTGGGGAACTTATCCAAGCGATATGTATAAAGGAATGCAAAGTGAACTCTCTCCTGATGAACAGATTGGTCGTTTAGAAAAATATATTGAACAAACGACATCAGGGGGTAAAAATGTTGCTCCTGGTGCTTATGCGCAATTAGGTCTTTTGTATTCTGAAATAGGGAAACAAGAGTTGGCGAGAAGTGCATTTTTAAAAGAGCAAGAGCTTTTCCCGGAGTCTGCTCAATTTATGAGTTTCTTGCTTAAAGATAAAGCCAAAATGGATACACCGACAGAAGATAAACCTGTTGCTAAAAAAGTATCAGCAAAAACCAAGAAAAAGGGAGGGGCTAAAAAATGA
- the asd gene encoding archaetidylserine decarboxylase (Phosphatidylserine decarboxylase is synthesized as a single chain precursor. Generation of the pyruvoyl active site from a Ser is coupled to cleavage of a Gly-Ser bond between the larger (beta) and smaller (alpha chains). It is an integral membrane protein.): MSSLKPYPSPTYRERLKIAFHYMLPQQCITRLAGWFAQKEWGIVTHTVIKLFAKAYQVDFKEALKEKPEDYASFNAFFIRQLKEDARPIVEDSSDLCLPADGRISECGSIKTQQLLQAKGHHFTLSALLAGDDELAQQFVDGQFITTYLSPRDYHRVHMPCDATLRKMVYVPGELFSVNPFLARHIPDLFARNERVICVFDTTFGSMVQILVGATVTASISTVWAGVINPPRYDEVKVWEYPESGYGSVSLKKGQEMGAFQLGSTVINLFPKESINLNLNLKAGEPVKMGELLGTLKK; encoded by the coding sequence ATGTCTTCTCTTAAACCGTATCCATCACCCACTTATCGTGAACGTTTAAAAATAGCGTTTCATTATATGTTACCGCAACAATGTATTACTCGATTGGCAGGCTGGTTTGCTCAGAAAGAATGGGGTATTGTGACGCATACGGTTATCAAACTTTTTGCTAAGGCTTACCAAGTAGATTTTAAGGAAGCATTAAAAGAAAAACCAGAGGATTATGCGAGCTTTAATGCTTTTTTTATCCGTCAGCTCAAAGAAGATGCTCGTCCTATTGTAGAGGATTCTTCTGATTTATGCTTGCCAGCAGATGGTCGTATCAGTGAGTGTGGATCAATTAAAACACAACAATTATTACAAGCAAAGGGGCACCATTTTACGTTAAGTGCTTTACTTGCCGGTGATGATGAACTTGCTCAGCAATTTGTAGATGGGCAGTTTATAACGACCTATCTTTCTCCAAGAGACTATCACAGAGTGCATATGCCTTGTGATGCTACTTTACGCAAGATGGTTTATGTCCCGGGTGAGCTTTTTTCAGTTAATCCATTTTTAGCACGCCATATTCCTGATTTATTTGCACGTAATGAACGGGTGATTTGTGTCTTTGATACTACCTTTGGTTCTATGGTACAAATTCTAGTAGGTGCTACAGTAACTGCCAGTATCAGTACAGTTTGGGCTGGCGTGATTAATCCACCACGCTATGATGAGGTTAAAGTATGGGAATATCCTGAATCTGGTTATGGATCCGTCAGTCTTAAAAAAGGGCAAGAAATGGGGGCTTTCCAGTTGGGTTCTACCGTTATTAATCTTTTCCCTAAAGAGAGTATTAATTTAAACCTAAACTTAAAAGCAGGTGAACCCGTCAAAATGGGTGAGCTTTTAGGTACCCTCAAAAAGTAA
- a CDS encoding DUF799 domain-containing protein, whose amino-acid sequence MKKRFWIALAGLLLLTACASNRQAYDYTAFQTSNPASILVLPPINESPDVAASNSVLTNTVYPLAESGYYVFPVEVVKQAFRHNGLDVPNDIHAIPLDKLQEVFGTDAVLYITVTEYGTSYRVVQSGTDVAANARLVDARTGATLWTGSARASSNEGNNNSSGNIIGMLLTAVIQQIVESVADKGYDIAGVTSNRLLSASVTDGILYGPRSPKYWKNQPKQ is encoded by the coding sequence ATGAAAAAACGTTTTTGGATAGCCTTAGCGGGTCTTTTATTATTAACAGCCTGCGCATCAAATAGACAGGCTTATGATTACACTGCTTTTCAAACGAGTAATCCTGCTTCTATTTTAGTATTACCGCCTATTAATGAGTCGCCAGATGTTGCTGCATCAAATAGTGTACTGACGAATACGGTATATCCATTGGCAGAATCAGGCTATTATGTGTTCCCGGTTGAAGTGGTTAAACAAGCTTTTCGTCATAATGGTTTAGATGTTCCTAACGATATTCATGCCATTCCACTTGATAAGCTACAAGAGGTGTTTGGTACAGATGCTGTACTCTATATTACAGTAACAGAGTATGGTACAAGTTATCGTGTTGTACAAAGTGGTACTGATGTAGCTGCTAATGCTAGACTCGTAGATGCACGTACAGGTGCTACTTTATGGACAGGTTCAGCAAGAGCTTCTTCTAATGAGGGTAACAATAATAGTAGTGGTAATATTATCGGTATGTTACTCACTGCGGTTATTCAGCAAATTGTAGAATCTGTGGCAGATAAAGGCTATGATATAGCAGGTGTTACAAGTAATCGTCTCTTATCGGCTAGTGTGACAGATGGTATTCTTTATGGCCCTCGTTCACCAAAATATTGGAAAAATCAGCCTAAGCAATAA
- the grxD gene encoding Grx4 family monothiol glutaredoxin, protein MSEVQDFIRQTITEHPVVLFMKGSAQFPQCGFSGRAVQILRELGVKKLVTVNVLEDAEVRDGIKQFSNWPTIPQLYINGEFLGGADIMAEMAASGELKTALEAVGAFND, encoded by the coding sequence ATGAGCGAAGTTCAAGATTTTATCCGTCAAACTATTACAGAGCATCCTGTTGTTTTATTTATGAAAGGATCTGCTCAATTTCCACAATGTGGTTTTTCAGGACGTGCTGTTCAAATTTTACGTGAATTAGGAGTCAAAAAATTAGTTACTGTTAATGTACTTGAAGACGCAGAAGTGCGTGATGGTATTAAACAATTCTCTAATTGGCCAACTATTCCACAACTTTATATTAACGGTGAGTTCCTCGGCGGTGCGGATATTATGGCTGAAATGGCAGCAAGTGGTGAGTTAAAAACAGCATTAGAAGCTGTGGGCGCATTTAATGACTAA
- the prfA gene encoding peptide chain release factor 1, whose translation MKASMRSRLEQLSQRLIEVDAILAEPDTVQDMDRFRKLSRERSEIEPVVSLFKDYVRTEGDLATAIEMMSDPDMKEMGEEEMKNAKQHIEALEAQLQVELLPKDPDDGRSVFLEIRAGTGGDESAIFTGDLFRMYSRYAEQQGWRVEIMSENPSELGGYREIIARIEGEGVYGRLKYESGAHRVQRVPETESQGRVHTSACTVAVLPEADELAEVVLNPADLRIDTFRASGAGGQHINKTDSAVRITHIPTGIVAECQDDRSQHKNKARAMSVLAARINDIQRQEQQAKEAAERKSLVGTGDRSERIRTYNYPQGRVTDHRINLTLYKLQQIMDGSLDELTNALIAERQAELLAALGDD comes from the coding sequence ATGAAAGCATCTATGCGTTCTCGCTTAGAACAATTGAGCCAGCGTCTTATTGAAGTGGATGCTATTTTGGCAGAACCTGATACTGTTCAAGATATGGATCGTTTTCGTAAATTATCACGAGAGCGAAGTGAGATTGAGCCTGTTGTTAGCTTATTCAAAGATTATGTCCGTACAGAGGGTGATTTGGCAACAGCCATTGAAATGATGTCTGATCCCGATATGAAAGAAATGGGTGAAGAGGAAATGAAGAATGCCAAGCAACATATTGAGGCATTAGAAGCACAATTACAAGTTGAGTTATTACCTAAAGATCCTGATGATGGACGAAGTGTATTCCTTGAGATTCGTGCAGGAACAGGCGGTGATGAAAGTGCTATTTTTACGGGAGATCTTTTCCGTATGTATAGTCGCTATGCGGAACAACAAGGTTGGCGCGTTGAAATTATGAGTGAGAACCCTTCTGAACTAGGGGGATATCGAGAAATAATCGCACGTATCGAGGGAGAGGGGGTGTATGGTCGCCTCAAATATGAGTCAGGAGCGCACCGTGTTCAACGTGTTCCTGAAACAGAATCGCAAGGGCGAGTACATACTTCTGCTTGTACAGTAGCCGTATTGCCAGAGGCGGATGAGTTAGCAGAGGTTGTATTAAATCCTGCTGATTTGCGTATTGATACCTTCCGTGCTAGTGGTGCAGGTGGTCAGCATATTAATAAAACAGATTCTGCAGTGCGTATTACCCATATCCCAACAGGTATTGTGGCAGAGTGTCAAGATGATCGCTCTCAACACAAAAATAAAGCACGTGCTATGAGTGTATTGGCAGCGAGAATTAATGATATTCAACGTCAAGAGCAACAGGCAAAAGAAGCTGCTGAGCGTAAGAGTTTAGTAGGAACAGGGGATCGATCTGAACGTATCCGTACTTATAACTATCCTCAAGGGCGCGTAACGGATCATCGTATTAATCTAACACTCTATAAATTACAACAAATTATGGATGGTTCTTTAGATGAGCTGACCAATGCGTTGATTGCTGAACGCCAAGCGGAGTTATTAGCGGCATTAGGTGATGATTAA